A window of Sediminitomix flava genomic DNA:
TCAAGCTTATAACCAATCCTCACTGGACCGTGAACGTTCAAGAATAGCCAAATTACTTCGAAATAATGGATATTACGATTTTAATAAATCGCTCATTCAGTTTGAGGTTGACACTACTGAAAGACCTCTACATGCTAATGTAAAATTGGTCATTAAAGATCCTTCTGATCAAGATAAACATACGCAATATAAAGTTACAGAAATAACGTTTGATAGTGACTATGACCAACCTATTCAGAAAAAAACGGCAATAGGTCAATATGATTCAATTTCTTTTATAGAAGGTAATAACCATTATTCGCCAAAGGTTTTATCTTCTAAAGTTGGAGTGAGAAAAGGTGATTTTTTCAATGAAGATGTTACAAGTCAAACCCGTTCAGGCTTAACTAATATGGATATCTTCAAGTTTGTCAACGTTGAATACGAAAAAATAGGAGAAGATAGTCTTAGAGCAAGTATCAGAAGTACCCCTTTTGATAAGTTTCAATATTCTATCGAAGGAGGGGTTAATATTAACGAAAATCTGACAGGTCCATTTGCCAGTCTGAGTTTAAAAAATAGAAACTTTTTGAACTCAGCTGATATTTTTAAACTACAAGGGAATATATCTGTCGATGTACAAACTGCTCTTGGAGAAGCTGAAACAACAACTCTTTATGAGGGGGGTATAAGTGCAAATTTCTCATTTCCGAGAATTCTATTCTTGCTACCAAATAAATTTAATGAGAGACTTTCTAACTCTATTACCAAAACAGATATTCAAGTAGGTTATAACAAGGCTAGAACGGTCAACTATAGTAGTACCCAATTACAAGGTTTTTTTAGATATCAATTCCAGAATAAACGAAGAAATTGGTGGAATTTTAGTCCATTAGATGTAAGTATTATCAATGCTGATTTATCTGATAAGTATAGAGAAAGTTTAGAAGACCTTCCTGATCAAACTATTTTAAGTTCTTATGATTCTGCATTTTTAACAAGTATGAATTTATTCTACCTTAGTACAACTCCTATGTATGGAATGAACAAATCAGGTAAATTAAATGAGCATTACTTAAAAGTTTTTCTAGAATATGGTTGGAATGGTAAAGCTCTGTTTACAAGTACAACAGGTGATACTAGCGGGGATCCTTCTAAGATGAGTGGTTACTCTCTTTATCATTTCTTTAAAATGTATGTTGACTACAGAAATATTCATGCTTTGAGTAAGTCTACTAAGTTTGCATGGCGTTTTTATAGTGGTTTCGCTCTTCCATTAGGAACCTCAGAAACACTCCACTATTCAAAGTATTTTTATGCTGGTGGGCCGTCTAACAACAGAGCATGGAATTTTAGAGAGCTTGGTCCTGGTTCATACACACCTACAACAGATGTGACAGAGTATTCTGAAGGAGAATTCATAATCACGACTAACTTAGAATATAGATTTAGAATTTGGAATCTTCCATTAGAAGGAGCCGTTTTCACTGATATATCAAATGTTTGGATGTTGAGAAACAATGAAACTTCGGATAGTTCAACAAGTGATGAAAATTCAGAAATTAATAATAATGACCGCGTCTTTCAGATTAATGACTTTTGGAAAGAATTTGGTGTTGGAGCAGGATTTGGAGTAAGACTTGATCTTTCAGTTTTAATATTTCGTGTTGACTTTGCTAAAAAAGTATTTGATCCAGCACAGGAGTTAGGCGAGAGGTTTGTTTTACCTAATACTTCAATTACTGAAGGTTGGACTTTAGGTTTTGGTATAGGTTATCCATTCTAATTATCATAGTTATTTATCAAGTATGAAAAAACACCAATCAATTGTATCTGATTGGTGCTTTTTTATTTGTTTTAGGCAAGACCTAATTGAGTTTTCATCATATTTTTAAACTCAGTATCGCTCATTGCTTGTCGAGCATTTAATAACTGTTCAGCATCTGCACCTGCTCTATATCTCAATGTATCTGTGCCATCAGTTGCTGCTGTATAAATAACATCTGCGACTAATTCTGGCGTACTCATTTTAGTTGGATCCATCATTTCTTGAAATTTCCCCATTACTCCAGCTACAAACTCATTGTATTCAGTAAGAGACTCGTCATGTTGGAAGTCCATTGAACGTCCGCCGAAGTCTGTTGCGATAGCTCCTGGCTCAACTATTTTTACTTTGACACCAATAGCTTCCATTTCGTAAGCAAGTGATTCAGTAAATCCTTCTACTGCATGTTTAGTCGCGTGGTAAACAGGCATTACTGGGAATGTCATTTTACCACCAATCGATGAGATGTTGATGAACATTCCATCTTTATTAGCTCTGAAATGTGGTAGCGCTTTCTGAGTAACATCAAATAATCCTTGTACATTTACGCCAAACTGACGCATTAGGCTTTCTCTACTTGCAGATTCGAACGTTCCAGCCAAACCATATCCTGCGTTATTCAATACTACATCAATTTTTCCAAAGTGTTCAATACCTTCATTGATGGCATTTTCGATGCTCTGAAGGTCTAGGACATCAAGTTTAGTCACTAAGACATTTTCAAGCTGATCAAGTTCTGTTTCTTTTTCTGGAGATCTCATCGTAGCAACCACATTCCATCCTTCTTTTTGGAATTTAATTGCTGAAGAACGTCCAATTCCTGTGCTTGATCCTGTGATTAAAATAGTCTTTTTCATAAGGGCTTTTTTAGATAATAAATAATGGTAATTAAATTATTTTAAACGAGGTTTTATCCTTGTATTGCATTGCAAATATCTTCAATAGTTAGTTCTGTGTTGAACACTTTTCACAGATAAGAAAACACTTTTTACTGAATCACTTATTTATTTTTGAGCAAAAAAAAGAGGGTTTAAATACCCTCACATAAGTTATAGATTAAAAATCAATTTCTAGTTTAATTGTCTGTATTCTAGTGGACTCATGCCTGTTTTTGCCTTGAATAGTCTACTGAAATAATGCGGATAGTTAAAGCCCAATGAATAGGCTATTTCACTCACAGAATCTTTAGAACTAAGTAGTTTATTCTTGGCTTTTGAAACAAGAAAGTCATTGATATGATCTTTTCCGCTACGACCTGTTTCTTTCTTAAGTAAATCACTGAGGTAGCTAGCCGATAAATGTACTTGTTCTGCCAAAAACTGAATTGTTGGCGCGCCTTGATCTACAATTCTGTCTGAATTGATATACTCCTTCAGCAGTTTTTCAACATCACTTACAATATCTTTATTGTGGTTTGATCTTGTATTCATCTGTCTAGCATAGAATCTAGAACAATAACTTAATAAAAGCTCCAAACTTGCAACAATTACTTGTTCACTATGATCGTCAATACGTTGCTCATATTCCAATTTTATATTTTCAACAGTTTGGTTTAAAAGTCGCTCTTCATTTTCAGAAAGATGGAGTGCTTCGTGAGCTTCGTAAGAAAAGAATGTATAACTATCTATTTTATCACCTAGAGCAGATCTTCTGATTAGATCAGGGTGAAAATACATCATCCAACCACTTCTGTCTTCCTTTTCAAAATCTTTTGTTCCAGTCATTACTTGATCAGGTGCAGTAAAGATTAGTACTCCTTCATCAAAATCGTAATGATTTCTACCATAGATAAGCCCACAATCTGCATCTTTCAGAGAAATACAATACAGATCACTTGTCATTTTTTTACCTACTAATTCTTCAGGAAGACAAACTTTTGAGAAGTCTAAGATAGTGATTAAAGGGTGCTTAGGTTTTTCCATTCCTAGTCCTTTATGGAGCTCACTAATGCTTTTAATTCTGATGATATCTTCTGACATGGTTTCATTCTTTTTGATGATAATACAAATATCGGATTTCTAGAGGAATGCCAATAACACAAAACACATGTACCCAAACACATTTTATGGTTTTATAAAAGAAAACCTCATGCTTCATCTTAAATGTAGCATGAGGTTATTTTAATCATTGATGTATTTTTTAAGCGATAAAACCTAGTATAAGGTAAATCAGCGTTGAAATACCTCCAGCTAGTAATGCATAAGGTAATTGTGTCATTACGTGTGCAATGTTATTACAACCAGAAGCTGAAGATGATAAGACTGTAGTATCACCATAAAAACAAGCGTGCGAACCAAAAGCACCAGCACTGACAACAGCTCCTATCGATAGCCAAGGGTCAACACCAAGACTTTGAGATAGAGGAATCATGATAGGAAGAGATATGGCATATGTTCCCCAGAATGATCCCGTAGCAAAAGTAATTAAAGCTAAAGCTGTAAATGCAATAGCAGGCAATAAAGCTTTACTCATCCAAGGTGAAACCATATCGATGATAAATTGAGTGAGTCCTAACGCTTCATTTACATCTTTTAGTACAAATGACATAATAATGATTCCTAAAGCATATACCATGCTTTTGAGTCCCTCAAAGACTTCTTTCATAGCTGAGGTAACCGTCATTACTTTAGCTACAGTGTAATAGATTACTGTAAAACTTATAGCAGTTATAACTCCCATAAGTGCGTCAGTATCAAAAACAATAGTAGCGGTAATCAGTACTATGATAGGAAGTACAAAGTGGAGTAGGTTTGATGGGTAATCATTATTTGTAGCACTCAAACTCAGGCTAATTGCTTCAGAGTTATTGGGTGCTAACTGTCCTTCTTGAGCTCGTTTTTCCGCTTTTTTCATTGGTCCAAAGGCAGGGATAATACCCATAGCGACCAGAGGAACAATAAGAAAAGCTACCCAACCATATACAAAATACGGGATTGCGCTAAGGTAGGCTTGAAGCCCTTCGCCCTGAGGAGCCATTCCTTGAGTTTCTAATAAACCCGAAACATATATCGCCCAAGTTGAAAAAGGTACAAGTACACATACGGGTGCTGCCGTTGAATCAACAATGTAGGCTAACATTTCCCTAGAAACTTTAAACTTATCGGTTACTTTCTTCATTGAAGAACCAACAGTAAGTGCATTTAGGTAATCATCTATGAAAATAGAAAGTCCCAATAGCCACGTGATAACTAAAGCCCCTTTTTTACTCTTTATATATTTTGAGACATAATCGGCAAATGCCATTGCTCCTCCAGATTTTACTAGTAAATGAATAAGGGAGCCAAATAAACCACAGACTAATATCACCCATCCAATAACTTCATCATTCATTACGCCTAATAGGCTAGAAGTAAAGGCTTTAAAAAATAATTCTTGCTTTAGTAAGACAAAGCCAACTATTGCACCAAGTAATAATGATTCAAATGTTTTTTTGCTGTATATCGCAAGTATAATTACAACAATAGTAGGTAGTAAACTCCAGTATCCCATGTGTTCAATGGGAGTACTTGACTGTACTACAGAAAGTAAAAAGTTAGTATTCATCATAAAAAGTAGTTAGTTTATAATAGAGTTCAGTATGATGATGTTTCTATAAAGCTTGTGCTTTATTAGAAGGAATTTGCATTGTAATACAATGAACTCCACCACCGCCCAAGTTGACTGCAAGGGCATCAATCGCAATTACTTTACGATTAGGAAATACTGATTTAAGAGTAACTAAAGCTTGTTTGTCACGAAGTTTAATAGATTCATCCATTCCTTCAGACCAATATTTTTGAGCAATAACCACATTATTTGTGATCAAGAAATTTAAATAACTAGCTGCAGCTATTACTGGTACTTCTTCTCCAATAGGGAAACTAGAGCCATCAGTGTAATTTAAAGTACTAATGTAGTCATAAACACCATCTCCGGGCTTCATGGTAGCTAAAATAGTTTTTGGAAGAGGTATTCTTACAATATTGAATGGTTTTCCATCTTGGTCTTTTGCACTCTTCAAAATCTCGTAATTTTCTTCCATTCGTTTATGATTTTCCATAGCAATTGGGTCATGAAGATCTGAAGAATCAACTTGTGCCAAAAGAATTGTAGAATCATTTACAAATCGGCAAAATTCATCGATATGACCATTAGTAGTAATAACTGTATAGGCTTTTGACCCTTCATGTGTAAGAATAGGGCCATTGAAAGTATGGTCATCTTCGTGCAAACCTTTTTTAAGCCATACAATATTTGAAACGCCTAATAAGCGTTGGAATTCACTCTCAATTTCTTCTTTTGTCAAATTCGGATTCCTTCCAAATTCTACTGTTTCTACTGTCAATAGTGTTCCTTTACCATTTACTTCTCTGTCACCTCCTTCACTCACCAATGAAGATGAAATGATAGGTAAATCGTAAAGTTCTGCAATTTTTTCATCAAACTTCTCCTCAACTATTGCATCTGCATCTAAAGTGTCAGCATACCCCCATGCATCAAAGTTGAAATCAGCTATAGCTTGTTTACCATCATTTGTTTCCACAAAATTAGGTCCCATATCTCTAGCCCAAATTTCAACAGAAGGGATAGTTTTTACATTAATATCTAAGTTTGGTAATACTTCCTGAATTCTCTTTTCAGCAATTAATCGGATAGAGTCTGTGGCACAGGTAACAGTTATTGGAGTGTGAGGAGCTACATTCTTAAGGATTTCAAGAGTAACCTCACTATTTGACTTTCCTTCTAAATGATCAAAAGGAGGCCATATGAGTATCAATCCTTTTTGTTTTTCAAATTCGGCTGCTTGGCGAACAACCTTTAGCTCAGAGTTTTTATCATCTTGATGAACAGTGTTTGTTGAAACACATTGCTGTAAAAGAAGGCTGCTGAGTAAAACAAAATTAAAACAATACCAATACGACCTTTTATTCCTTTTGAATATAGACATAGACACAATAATTAGTTCTAAAAAATAGCTTTTAAGTTAGTTAAATATTTTAAGAAATATGAATATATCCATATTTCTTATAAGATGCCTTCTCTGATGAGATCTTCCATACTAGCCAAAATACTTTCTCTTAATATGTAGACACATTCATCAATTGCATCTTTGTCAAAGGTAAGAGGAGGAGAAAGTACAAGTAAGCTTCCAAGAGGTCTGACGATTAATCCCCTTTCTTTTGCATGATAATAGATGCGTTTTGCAATTGTAACCTCATCGGCAAAACCTTCCTTAGTATTTTTATCCTTTACACACTCTACACAAAGCATGAATTTACTACCCCTAATATCCCCAACGATTGGTAGATCGGATAGTGATGCTAGTTGTGTCTCAAAGTAAGGACCTAGATTTTGAACATGCTCACAGAAATGTTCATTTTCCATGATTTCAATATTTTTAAGTCCTACAGCACATGCTAGTGGATGACCAGAATAAGTGAAGCCGTGAGAGAAGTATGGATTACCTTCTTTCGGTTGGCTGATAACCTCAAAGATTTCATCCGAAATCATTGTAGCACCTAAAGGAATGTATCCTGAAGAGATTCCTTTAGCCATCACTAAAATATCTGGTTTTACATCATATATGGATTCAGAAGCAATCATTTCTCCCAATCGTCCAAATGCTGTTACTACTTCATCTGAAATATATAGAATGTCATTTTTTTGGCATAACTCCCAAGTTCTTTTATGATAACCTTTTGGTGGAACAAGTACACCTCCAGCACCTAAGATTGGTTCTGCTATAAAACAAGCAATTTCATCAGCCCCCACTTCATTGATCTTATCTTCTAATTCCTTGATAAGAAAATCACAGAACTCTTCTTCTGTTAATTCTGCAGGGCGTCTATAAGTATAAGGTGCAGAAACATAGTGAACAAGGTCTTTTACAAGATCGAATCCGATATGAGTAGAATGAATACCTGTAAGTGTATGAGCTAAAAATGTACTTCCATGATAGGCTAGATCTCTAGAAATGACTTTTTTCTTTTTAGGAAGTCCTTTCAAGTTGAAATAATAATGAGCCATTTTTATTGCTGTGTCATTAGCCATTGACCCACCAGTTCCGAAAAATACATGATTCAGGTTTTCTGGAGCAATTTCAGCTAGTTTGGCCGCAAGTTCTGCAGCAGGAATAGAAGTAGCATCTTCGAAAGTGTTATAGTATGCAAGCTTGCTAGCCTCAGCAGCCATAATTTCTGCTATATCTTCTCTACCATGTCCAACATTTACACACCATAAACCTGCAATGCCATCTAGATATTTATTCCCATCAGCATCGAAAATCCAATGTTTTTCACCTTTAGCATATACAACTGAGCCTTCAGTATTGAATTTTTTGTAATTGGTATATGGGTGAATCAAATGTGCTTGATCTTTTTCCCAAATTTCCTTTGAGATATTTAGTTCTTGAGTGTTCATATTTGTG
This region includes:
- a CDS encoding helix-turn-helix domain-containing protein; its protein translation is MSEDIIRIKSISELHKGLGMEKPKHPLITILDFSKVCLPEELVGKKMTSDLYCISLKDADCGLIYGRNHYDFDEGVLIFTAPDQVMTGTKDFEKEDRSGWMMYFHPDLIRRSALGDKIDSYTFFSYEAHEALHLSENEERLLNQTVENIKLEYEQRIDDHSEQVIVASLELLLSYCSRFYARQMNTRSNHNKDIVSDVEKLLKEYINSDRIVDQGAPTIQFLAEQVHLSASYLSDLLKKETGRSGKDHINDFLVSKAKNKLLSSKDSVSEIAYSLGFNYPHYFSRLFKAKTGMSPLEYRQLN
- a CDS encoding aminotransferase, coding for MNTQELNISKEIWEKDQAHLIHPYTNYKKFNTEGSVVYAKGEKHWIFDADGNKYLDGIAGLWCVNVGHGREDIAEIMAAEASKLAYYNTFEDATSIPAAELAAKLAEIAPENLNHVFFGTGGSMANDTAIKMAHYYFNLKGLPKKKKVISRDLAYHGSTFLAHTLTGIHSTHIGFDLVKDLVHYVSAPYTYRRPAELTEEEFCDFLIKELEDKINEVGADEIACFIAEPILGAGGVLVPPKGYHKRTWELCQKNDILYISDEVVTAFGRLGEMIASESIYDVKPDILVMAKGISSGYIPLGATMISDEIFEVISQPKEGNPYFSHGFTYSGHPLACAVGLKNIEIMENEHFCEHVQNLGPYFETQLASLSDLPIVGDIRGSKFMLCVECVKDKNTKEGFADEVTIAKRIYYHAKERGLIVRPLGSLLVLSPPLTFDKDAIDECVYILRESILASMEDLIREGIL
- the tamL gene encoding translocation and assembly module lipoprotein TamL, translated to MRYKLLLVFTFFVMFQSCRSLMDLEENEYILINQKFEGNENFDQESLRPYLKQKEMSSRSALFFYDLGKKYNDLNLEKFQAKVNHYEHLRDSLTIQQEKELFELYFESIDQYVNYLEDENALIIKDFYSHDTVYHTQYETYVPIELYRKDSLKILKKVRKIRKKINDKIDKYRIKIDEGNWVMRSLGKKPVFYNEEAIEGSIYQLSRYYHSNGFFHNHIEYELDTTEKAEIEVNYKIDEGDQFMVRIYDVVTSDTTLLDVINQNRDQSHIQENQAYNQSSLDRERSRIAKLLRNNGYYDFNKSLIQFEVDTTERPLHANVKLVIKDPSDQDKHTQYKVTEITFDSDYDQPIQKKTAIGQYDSISFIEGNNHYSPKVLSSKVGVRKGDFFNEDVTSQTRSGLTNMDIFKFVNVEYEKIGEDSLRASIRSTPFDKFQYSIEGGVNINENLTGPFASLSLKNRNFLNSADIFKLQGNISVDVQTALGEAETTTLYEGGISANFSFPRILFLLPNKFNERLSNSITKTDIQVGYNKARTVNYSSTQLQGFFRYQFQNKRRNWWNFSPLDVSIINADLSDKYRESLEDLPDQTILSSYDSAFLTSMNLFYLSTTPMYGMNKSGKLNEHYLKVFLEYGWNGKALFTSTTGDTSGDPSKMSGYSLYHFFKMYVDYRNIHALSKSTKFAWRFYSGFALPLGTSETLHYSKYFYAGGPSNNRAWNFRELGPGSYTPTTDVTEYSEGEFIITTNLEYRFRIWNLPLEGAVFTDISNVWMLRNNETSDSSTSDENSEINNNDRVFQINDFWKEFGVGAGFGVRLDLSVLIFRVDFAKKVFDPAQELGERFVLPNTSITEGWTLGFGIGYPF
- a CDS encoding SDR family oxidoreductase is translated as MKKTILITGSSTGIGRSSAIKFQKEGWNVVATMRSPEKETELDQLENVLVTKLDVLDLQSIENAINEGIEHFGKIDVVLNNAGYGLAGTFESASRESLMRQFGVNVQGLFDVTQKALPHFRANKDGMFINISSIGGKMTFPVMPVYHATKHAVEGFTESLAYEMEAIGVKVKIVEPGAIATDFGGRSMDFQHDESLTEYNEFVAGVMGKFQEMMDPTKMSTPELVADVIYTAATDGTDTLRYRAGADAEQLLNARQAMSDTEFKNMMKTQLGLA
- a CDS encoding Na+/H+ antiporter NhaC family protein, which encodes MMNTNFLLSVVQSSTPIEHMGYWSLLPTIVVIILAIYSKKTFESLLLGAIVGFVLLKQELFFKAFTSSLLGVMNDEVIGWVILVCGLFGSLIHLLVKSGGAMAFADYVSKYIKSKKGALVITWLLGLSIFIDDYLNALTVGSSMKKVTDKFKVSREMLAYIVDSTAAPVCVLVPFSTWAIYVSGLLETQGMAPQGEGLQAYLSAIPYFVYGWVAFLIVPLVAMGIIPAFGPMKKAEKRAQEGQLAPNNSEAISLSLSATNNDYPSNLLHFVLPIIVLITATIVFDTDALMGVITAISFTVIYYTVAKVMTVTSAMKEVFEGLKSMVYALGIIIMSFVLKDVNEALGLTQFIIDMVSPWMSKALLPAIAFTALALITFATGSFWGTYAISLPIMIPLSQSLGVDPWLSIGAVVSAGAFGSHACFYGDTTVLSSSASGCNNIAHVMTQLPYALLAGGISTLIYLILGFIA
- a CDS encoding agmatine deiminase family protein, with product MSIFKRNKRSYWYCFNFVLLSSLLLQQCVSTNTVHQDDKNSELKVVRQAAEFEKQKGLILIWPPFDHLEGKSNSEVTLEILKNVAPHTPITVTCATDSIRLIAEKRIQEVLPNLDINVKTIPSVEIWARDMGPNFVETNDGKQAIADFNFDAWGYADTLDADAIVEEKFDEKIAELYDLPIISSSLVSEGGDREVNGKGTLLTVETVEFGRNPNLTKEEIESEFQRLLGVSNIVWLKKGLHEDDHTFNGPILTHEGSKAYTVITTNGHIDEFCRFVNDSTILLAQVDSSDLHDPIAMENHKRMEENYEILKSAKDQDGKPFNIVRIPLPKTILATMKPGDGVYDYISTLNYTDGSSFPIGEEVPVIAAASYLNFLITNNVVIAQKYWSEGMDESIKLRDKQALVTLKSVFPNRKVIAIDALAVNLGGGGVHCITMQIPSNKAQAL